In Geminocystis sp. NIES-3709, a single genomic region encodes these proteins:
- a CDS encoding type II secretion system protein, whose translation MLFKFMSIDRKGKKQGGFSVLEVLVTILVLSGFLLGSLQATVLATLLRVQAQDKQDAANWLQQDLELVRYQAFLLDNPTEASGLTPTKANACSGSTYGQRLQDFIDGVYASTATVTVNTKSYNVTRTYTNSGNILRIAYLVEYGTTHPRYKGSGANNTLAELSTEVIPNAALSCS comes from the coding sequence ATGTTATTCAAGTTTATGTCGATCGATCGTAAAGGTAAAAAACAGGGAGGATTTTCAGTCCTCGAAGTGCTAGTAACAATTTTAGTGCTTAGTGGGTTTTTACTCGGTTCATTACAAGCGACAGTTTTAGCCACATTATTGAGGGTACAAGCCCAAGATAAACAAGATGCGGCTAACTGGTTACAACAGGATTTAGAGTTGGTTCGTTATCAGGCTTTTCTTTTAGATAATCCCACGGAGGCTTCTGGATTAACTCCCACTAAAGCTAATGCCTGTAGCGGTTCTACCTATGGACAAAGGCTACAAGATTTTATTGATGGTGTTTATGCTTCTACGGCAACTGTGACAGTAAATACCAAATCTTATAATGTTACTCGCACTTATACTAATTCTGGAAATATTCTAAGAATCGCTTATCTTGTTGAATATGGTACGACTCATCCACGATATAAAGGTAGTGGAGCAAATAATACATTAGCAGAACTATCAACGGAGGTTATACCCAATGCGGCGCTTAGTTGTTCTTAA